The stretch of DNA TAAAATTAGTTTTGATATTTACTTAATTTAATGATATAAAGCAcctttttttaatgttttttttttctaatttacaTCATTACATGGAATATAAAATTACAAAGAATATGGTAGGACTTATCTTCCATTAAGTTTAAAGAATAATCACTGAAGTTTATAACATTAAAAATCATCTCAAAGTTCTCTGTATGTATGCAGCAAGTGATCACAAGGGAATTATTGTATGATTCTTTTTTGGTGTATAGCATCCGGTTTTAGCTGGATAGGTTCAGTAATGCGGTAATGCTCTCTCTTATGAGTTTTAACAGCGTTGCATTTCCAAGGACAACATAGTAGTAGATTTGTAAACGATTGATTATGCATGAATAAAACAAGAATAAAAGGAAGAATAAAACGACAAAACAGATGATTAAGACAGAAGGAGTATTCGATTATTCTTGGCTTTTAAGTCACTGCCCTCTTCCAATAAAAGTTATAATGATTCTTGATTCTATTTGTTGTAATGAATAAGATACAATTTCTCAAACTTCTCTGTTCTTTCACCCTTTAACAAGAATATTTTATAGACTTTTGTGGATTGTCAAGTCAATTTGCATTTCCACtttgtcttgttttacttttatatttACAAATTCTTGAACAAGACAAATTGTCTCAAATGAAATTCCCCTTAAAACGGTCATATCCATGAATCCATCTTACGTGTAAAATAGGCAAGATACTGAAATACTATTTCATATAGATGGATAGGACAAGATTTGTCGTGCCCTAGACATTCTGGTTCTTTTTTTGTCTCATCCATCTATTTGTCGTTTTATTGCTTAAGACGGATATTTATAAGTCATGTAATTAGTTTGATGTGCATGCCTCATAGTTCCTCACTGTGTCACTATGATGGTGCTTAAGGAATAAGGATCAAGTGCGCATGGCCAAAAGACACAATTATTAAGTACTGTAATTTATAGAAAATTATGTCACCTTCTAATAATAAGgcataaaatatgaaatatactACCTTTGTCCCcaatgaatagtttacattttctttattttatgaattgaaaataaagtaaatgtaaaaTATTGACTTGGACAGAAGTAGTTATTAACCTCCATTTTATCGTGTTCTTCCCACTTTCCAAAATATGCGCGCAGATTTGAAAAAAAGGATAGAACATGAAGAAACAGATAGAGTACCTTACTACCTTATACTCTTATAAGCATGAGATAATTAGCAAAAAGAATCAAATTTTACTGCATAAAATACACAAAATTGAGCTCTACTACCAATtacatgaaaaaaaaatgaatgatgTCGGATTAATCAGTGAGTCTTGTATGAGACGGTGAACCAAATTCTTAAGTTGGCCTCACAATACAAGTAAAACCGTCTTGTATCAGTTTCTGTATAAATTTAATTCCTTTCCTATAGTTGATACTCCAATATGATTTCATTTCTATATACAAGGTATAATGTCGAAAATTTTGTGTCAAAGAATCAGAAGTAAGAAGATCTAGCCTGCAGCAAGAAGGAAGAACATTATAAGAGATGATATGAATACTGTAATCCAACTTAGGAACGCAAACGCGACTGAAAGTTGATATTTTTGACATTCATCCCCAATAATGCATCCTCCTAGATCATGAAAATACAGTACTGCTATGCCTCCTGACGCTGAAGCTGCTGCAAGCGACAGCGTTGCTGTTACCTATTCAACACATTATTGACTACTGTCAACAAAATTACTCCTAGGAAAGAATAAACATGATATCTTGTATAAGACGGGCTTACCCAATCTCCAATTACGAAAAGGCTGACCATTATAGGATTATGGAGTACTTGTTGGCTTAGAACAGCATAAGCGTCTAGCATCGCGAGGCCTAAGCTCCATGTTACTTGCAAACCCATGGCGGCTATTAGATAACTGCAAACCCAAGATGCACATTTTTAAGCCATGACAATGATCCCTTCTCATACACAAAAATCGCTTATTAGACTCTCACATTGTTATCAGTGTACTAGCCGACCCCAAATTATTTCGGGATAAAGACTGTTATATACTTATATCAGTGCAATGCTACTACAACCTGTAATGGATTCCTACAAATATTGAATACTGCTTCTACAGATTCATTTCCATACAGAGAATACAATCGGAATGCTCCTACCACGAGTCCACGACAAGTAAAGCCAACTGTTCTCTGCATATGGACATTATCGCGACAAAACAGCAAACTGCTATAACCAAAATGTCTGGTGATCAATCCTCTGACTACCCTTAAACACTTTGATCTATCCTCTGGTGATGTTTTTCGACAGTCCGGCCCTCGGACATTTCAAATAGACTAAACTACTAATTTAAACTAGAATCAAACCACTTGAACTACTAGCTAGTCTAGTCTACTTTAATTACTACTGTCACTGCAGACAAATTTTGCAGGGTAAAAACACAAGCAATGCTTTAGGGTATGATTATTGGTAAAACTCACTAAAGTCTTAAGACTCTGCCACATcagcttttcactaacttttattatttctttattgttcagacTCAGCTCAGACTCACCTCAGATTCTATACATTATCAGtcagactcaacttaagactttctCAAGACTTGGGTACATTATTGGGAGTTTTGAGTGAGTTTTGTCTCAAAACTCATGTGAGTCTTGTCTCAAGACTcaccaataatcttaccctaaaGATCTCTTTTTTCGAGTCTTCTCTCCAATCTTCTCCTCCCAGAGCCAAATAAAATACCTTATATTTTGCTTACATGGGTGACAAAAGCAAGCGGCTACCATATTTTATTTTTGTCGGTTTGTGAAAGGGGAAGATCAGAGAAGATTCAAAAGAGACTGTCCATGACATTACTCAAAAAAGAAATACCATCTCCAAAATCTATCCTATAATCACATACATATGtagtactctctctctctctctctccgtatcagtcatttgtttacctttagttTTTTGGCACAAAGACGAAGGAAAGAGAAGGGGGTCAATTATGAGATGACAAGTAGACCAAATTGAGTGTAGAAGCTCAACTTGCCCATCAAAGGCATCTCTAAAATAGAAAAACAATTGACCCAGAAACccaaaatataataaataaacaaatgaccAGGAGGGAAGGAGTATAAATTATAATGAAGTAACTACAAATATTATTAGTGGAAAACCGCCTTATAAAAGTATTTGTGATGAAtactactccctcccatccatcctttttttcccctttgaagtgggcacggagattaagggtggggagtataatattgataaatatatgagtggggtttggtaattggagagaggtatgaataattatgattaaatattaataaaggagatgggtggggtttggttattggagagaggtatgaataattagaattaaatattaataaagtatatggtgggtttgatgagtggaaagaggtaagagtataatattaataaaaactttctcaaaaaggaaaggggaagaaaacctgaataatccgttttaggaaatagggaagaaaagagtggataggagggagtatatttttgtCAAGATAGTAAATTACCAGAAagcagtgaaattgaagaagCTTGAGGTGGAAGCCATAGAAACAATAGAACCAGTAGCAAACAAGAATTGAGCAATTCTTAAAGAAAGCCCTGTCATTGTTCCTGGTGTTCCTGCAAATTTCTTCATCTTTTTAATAATACAATCATAATCAACCAAATttcttaattacccattaacatAAATTTAATTCTTAACCCAAAGTTTCATTCTTTTTGCAAGAATGAattaaaaagaaagaagaaaacaGAGGATTTTGATGTTTGTGGATGTAAAAAGAAGTTTAGGGTTTTGATAGAAAAAATATGAAAGAT from Silene latifolia isolate original U9 population chromosome 10, ASM4854445v1, whole genome shotgun sequence encodes:
- the LOC141606523 gene encoding CASP-like protein 5B3, whose amino-acid sequence is MKKFAGTPGTMTGLSLRIAQFLFATGSIVSMASTSSFFNFTAFCYLIAAMGLQVTWSLGLAMLDAYAVLSQQVLHNPIMVSLFVIGDWVTATLSLAAASASGGIAVLYFHDLGGCIIGDECQKYQLSVAFAFLSWITVFISSLIMFFLLAAG